Proteins from a genomic interval of Stigmatopora nigra isolate UIUO_SnigA chromosome 19, RoL_Snig_1.1, whole genome shotgun sequence:
- the sptbn2 gene encoding spectrin family protein isoform X2 yields MEWEHREREPCLSPAAFVNQVQYSNILEGRFKQLQDEREAVQKKTFTKWVNSHLGRVTCRIGDLYTDLRDGRMLMRLLEVLSGEQLPRPTKGRMRIHCLENVDKALQFLKEQKVHLENMGSHDIVDGNHRLTLGLIWTIILRFQIQDISVETEDNKEKKSAKDALLLWCQMKTAGYPNVNIHNFTTSWRDGLAFNAIVHKHRPDLIEFDTLKRSNAHYNLQNAFNIAEKELGLTKLLDPEDVNVDHPDEKSIITYVATYYHYFSKMKALAVEGKRIGKVLDYAIEADQLIDKYETLASELLEWIEQTIVTLNDRQLANSLSAVQNQLQAFNSYRTVEKPPKFTEKGNLEVLLFTIQSKMRANNQKVYTPREGKLISDINKAWERLEKAEHERELALRNELIRQEKLEMLAARFDRKAAMRETWLSENQRLVSQDNFGTDLGAVEAATRKHEAIETDIGAYWERVAAVEAVAKELEAEKYHDVRRVLARRDNVLRLWEYLKELLTARRERLNAHRDLQRLFEEMRYILDWMADMKSRLQSQDSGKHLHDVLDLLQKHTLVEADISAQAERIKAVQGAAKRFTSHDQAYKPCEPGLVSEKVNLLGQAYEELGHLAGKRRERLEDSRRLWQFLWDLGEEAAWIREQEQILTSGECGRDLTSALHLLSKHEAFRDEMAARYGPLSNSIAAGETLVNEGHFGAPEVTESIKDIRAQWAHLEETTKLREQKLKDSVALHQFLTDTNDMDVWLMETLRQVSSQDVGHDEFSTQTLARKQREIEEEIKSHKPLIESLHEQNQALPQTYADYPEVKGRLPAIEQHYKELQSLSVSRRQALEGALALYRMFSEAGACQLWVEEKEKWLHGMEIPTKLEDLEVVQQRFETLEPEMNSIGTSVTEVNHVVERLLNSDNCNKDQIHQTRDHLNNRWKEFQKLAGQKKQGLESALNIQNYHLECNEIQTWMREKTKVIESTQSLGNDLTGVMALQRKLTGMERDLEAIQGKLNDLREEAKKLAEEHPDQAGEIQDRLAGIQEVWEELNATMKRREESLGEASKLQGFLRDLDDFQSWLSRTQTAVASEDIPTSLPEAESLLAQHENIKNEVDNYKDDYEKMRVVGEEVTQGQTDAQHMFLAQRLQALDTGWHELRQMWENRHSLLAQAFDFQTFLRDAKQAEAFLNSQEYVLSHTEMPTSLQGAEEAIKKYEDFLTTTDASEEKITGVVEGGQRLINDGNANSDKIQEKVDSIQERHLKNKNAANELLAKLKDNRELQHFLQDGQELTLWINEKMLTAQDMSYDEARNLHSKWQKHQAFMAELASNKDWLDKIDKEGQVLVAEKPELKPVVQQTLEELQRQWEELEATTRTKAQCLFDANRAELFTQSCCALDGWVKNLEGQLHSDDYGKDLTSVNILLKKHQMLESQMEVREKEVQSLQSQALALSQEDAGLCEVDGQQRRVTDSFSSLREPLGLRRQRLLASKEAHQFNRDLEDEILWVKERMPLATSTDHGKDLPTVQLLIKKNQTLQKEIQGHQPRIDEIHKRGKTQSQVDGERQSVLEERLVELKDLWDQLIGETDKRHARLIEANRAQQFYADAAEAEAWMGEQELHMMSEEKAKDEQSALVMVKKHQSLEQALEDYAQTIHQLSNSSRLMVTSEHPESDRITLRQAQVDKLYAGLKDLAEERRGRLQERLRLTQLKREVDDLEQWIAEREVVAGSHELGQDYEHVTMLRDKFREFARDTSTIGQERVDGVNGLADDLIESGHPENASVAEWKDGLNEAWADLLELIDTRTQMLAASYELHRFHQDAMEVLGRVKEKREALPSDLGRDLNTVQHLHRQHNTFENDIQALSGQVNQVQDDAARLQKAYAGEKADDINRSEHAVSSAWEGLLEAGESRRVLLLDTVEKFRFFNMVRDLMLWMDGVNLQIDAHDSPRDVSSAGLVIANHQDIKSEIETRGDSFTACIDMGNALMNNNHYATDEIREKLAQLQEKRERINKKWQDKMDYLQIMLEVLQFGRDAYVAESWLAGQEPLVRTADLGSNVDEVESLIKRHEAFEKLAASWEERFVQLEKLTTLEEQEIQRRREEEERARRPPTPAPVEEVAQSEAESRVHDSAARTSLDQTTLNQSVSVNGVHSDNDTSQNITIPSPSIFSSSGRRCSSHIDYQQSQSLSLSVGSKSEAKRVYKAKQPQRGSESENGPGRDSGLASSRLEPPSATLPGRGGAESDPDTMEGILCRKQEMESHSKKAATRSWQNVYCVLRKGSMGFYKDGKSATNGIPYHGEVPISLGEAVCEIAHDYKKRKHVFKLRLGDGKEYLFQAKDEAEMSAWIHSILSSIPSGSGDSPGVPRPINRAMTMPPISPGGSVDTGGVTMRNKDGKDKDREKRFSFFGKKK; encoded by the exons ATGAGCGTGAAGCTGTACAGAAGAAAACCTTTACCAAATGGGTGAACTCTCACTTAGGCCGAGTCACTTGTCGCATCGGTGACCTGTACACAGACCTGCGTGATGGCCGCATGCTTATGCGTCTACTGGAAGTGCTCTCAGGAGAGCAACTG CCAAGACCCACAAAAGGCCGCATGCGTATCCACTGTTTAGAAAATGTCGATAAAGCTCTACAATTCCTCAAGGAACAAAAGGTCCATCTAGAAAATATGGGATCACATGATATTGTGGATGGTAACCACCGTCTCACCCTGGGGCTCATCTGGACTATAATTCTTCGCTTCCAG ATTCAGGACATCAGTGTGGAGACGGAAGACAACAAAGAGAAGAAATCGGCAAAAGATGCTCTTCTTTTATGGTGTCAAATGAAAACTGCTGG CTATCCCAATGTCAACATTCACAACTTCACAACCAGTTGGAGGGATGGCCTAGCGTTCAATGCCATCGTGCACAAACACAG ACCCGACCTGATTGAGTTTGACACACTGAAAAGGTCCAACGCTCACTACAATCTTCAGAATGCTTTTAATATAGCCGAGAAGGAGTTGGGCCTTACTAAGCTGCTGGACCCAGAAG ATGTTAATGTTGATCATCCAGATGAGAAGTCCATCATTACCTACGTGGCCACCTACTACCATTACTTCTCAAAGATGAAAGCGCTAGCAGTGGAGGGCAAACGTATTGGCAAG GTTCTCGACTATGCCATCGAAGCCGATCAGCTGATAGACAAATACGAAACCTTGGCTTCAGAGTTGCTGGAGTGGATCGAACAGACAATAGTGACGCTGAATGACCGACAGCTCGCAAACTCGCTCAGTGCCGTGCAGAACCAGCTCCAAGCTTTTAATTCCTACCGCACTGTAGAAAAGCCTCCCAA ATTTACTGAGAAGGGAAACTTGGAAGTCCTCCTCTTTACAATCCAGAGTAAGATGAGAGCAAACAACCAGAAGGTTTACACACCAAGAGAAGGAAAATTAATCTCGGACATCAATAAG GCATGGGAGCGACTAGAAAAGGCTGAGCATGAACGCGAGTTGGCCCTGAGAAATGAACTCATTCGTCAAGAAAAGCTGGAGATGCTTGCGGCACGTTTCGACCGCAAAGCTGCTATGCGGGAAACGTGGCTAAGTGAGAATCAGCGCTTGGTGTCTCAG GACAATTTTGGAACTGATTTGGGAGCAGTGGAAGCCGCCACCCGAAAACACGAGGCCATTGAGACTGACATTGGCGCCTATTGGGAGCGTGTGGCTGCTGTCGAAGCTGTGGCCAAAGAGCTGGAGGCAGAGAAATACCACGATGTGAGACGTGTTCTTGCGAGAAGGGACAATGTGCTTCGGCTATGGGAATACCTCAAGGAGCTACTGACAGCACGGAGAGAGCGACTGAATGCCCACCGAGATCTGCAGAGGCTGTTTGAAGAGATGCGTTACATCTTGGATTGGATGGCTGACATGAAG AGTCGTCTGCAGTCGCAAGATAGCGGCAAACATTTGCACGATGTTTTGGACCTTCTTCAGAAACATACTCTAGTAGAGGCTGACATTTCAGCTCAAGCTGAGAGAATCAAAGCAGTGCAGGGAGCTGCAAAACGTTTCACTTCACACGATCAAG CCTACAAACCGTGCGAGCCTGGGCTAGTCAGCGAAAAGGTCAATCTGCTCGGCCAAGCCTACGAGGAGCTTGGCCATTTGGCCGGAAAGCGCAGAGAGCGCCTTGAGGATTCTCGCCGCCTTTGGCAATTCTTGTGGGACCTGGGAGAAGAGGCGGCATGGATCAGAGAGCAAGAGCAGATCTTGACCAGTGGAGAGTGCGGCAGGGACCTCACATCTGCCCTTCATCTGCTCAGTAAACACGAGGCATTCAGAGACGAGATGGCAGCCCGCTACGGCCCACTTAGCAACAGTATTGCTGCAGGAGAGACCTTGGTGAATGAGGGACACTTTGGTGCTCCAGAGGTCACAGAGAGCATTAAAGATATTCGTGCACAGTGGGCACATTTGGAGGAG ACAACAAAATTGAGAGAACAGAAGCTTAAAGACTCAGTGGCCCTGCATCAGTTCTTGACAGATACTAATGACATGGATGTTTGGCTAATGGAAACGCTAAGACAGGTGTCTAGTCAGGACGTGGGTCACGACGAGTTCTCCACCCAAACGTTAGCTCGCAAGCAAAGGGAAATCGAGGAAGAGATCAAGAGCCACAAACCGCTCATTGAATCTCTACACGAACAAAACCAAGCACTTCCACAAACCTATGCTGATTACCCTGAg GTGAAGGGCCGCCTACCTGCTATCGAGCAGCACTATAAGGAACTCCAATCCCTTTCAGTGTCTCGGCGCCAGGCACTGGAAGGTGCTTTGGCGCTCTATCGCATGTTTAGTGAGGCAGGCGCCTGCCAACTGTGGGTGGAAGAAAAAGAGAAGTGGTTACACGGCATGGAGATCCCGACCAAACTCGAAGACTTGGAAGTGGTGCAGCAGAG GTTTGAGACACTGGAACCTGAAATGAACAGCATAGGGACGAGTGTCACCGAAGTGAATCATGTGGTTGAGAGGCTGTTAAATTCGGACAACTGTAATAAAGACCAAATCCACCAGACACGTGACCATCTGAACAACAG GTGGAAAGAATTCCAAAAACTGGCTGGTCAAAAGAAACAAGGCTTGGAATCGGCTCTCAATATCCAAAACTACCACCTGGAATGTAATGAAATCCAAACGTGGATGAGAGAAAAGACCAAAGTCATTGAATCGACTCAGAGTTTGGGAAATGATCTAACTGGAGTGATGGCATTACAGCGCAAACTCACAGGCATGGAGAGAGACTTAGAGGCCATTCAG GGGAAATTAAATGACCTGCGAGAGGAGGCAAAAAAACTGGCTGAGGAACATCCAGATCAAGCAGGGGAGATTCAAGATCGCTTGGCAGGGATACAGGAAGTATGGGAGGAGTTGAACGCCACCATGAAACGGCGAGAAGAATCACTGGGTGAAGCCAGCAAGCTTCAAGGCTTCCTTAGGGATCTTGATGACTTCCAGTCGTGGCTCTCCCGCACCCAGACGGCCGTGGCCTCAGAGGACATTCCTACTTCTCTGCCTGAGGCCGAGAGCTTGCTAGCCCAGCACGAGAATATCAAAAATGAGGTGGATAACTACAAAGACGACTATGAGAAGATGCGAGTGGTCGGCGAGGAGGTGACCCAAGGACAAACCGATGCCCAACACATGTTTTTGGCCCAAAGACTCCAGGCCTTGGATACTGGCTGGCACGAGCTACGCCAAATGTGGGAAAACCGCCACAGTCTTTTGGCACAAGCATTTGACTTCCAGACTTTCTTAAGGGATGCAAAGCAGGCAGAGGCCTTCCTCAATAGTCAG GAGTATGTATTATCCCACACAGAAATGCCAACAAGTCTTCAGGGAGCGGAAGAggccattaaaaaatatgaagatttCCTCACCACCACAGATGCCAGTGAGGAGAAAATAACTGGTGTTGTAGAGGGAGGGCAGCGCCTCATTAACGATGGCAATGCAAACTCCGACAAGATTCAAGAGAAGGTGGATTCTATTCAGGAAAG gcatttaaaaaataagaatgcTGCCAATGAGTTGCTGGCAAAACTTAAGGATAACCGTGAACTGCAGCACTTCCTTCAAGATGGACAGGAG CTAACATTGTGGATCAATGAGAAGATGCTGACAGCTCAGGACATGTCATACGATGAAGCTAGAAATCTTCACAGCAAGTGGCAAAAACACCAAGCCTTTATGGCAGAGCTGGCGTCTAACAAAGACTGGCTGGACAAAATTGATAAG GAGGGCCAGGTTCTCGTGGCAGAGAAGCCAGAGCTGAAACCTGTTGTTCAGCAAACTCTGGAGGAACTCCAGCGTCAATGGGAGGAGTTAGAGGCCACCACTCGCACCAAAGCTCAGTGCTTGTTTGATGCCAACCGGGCTGAGCTGTTCACTCAAAGCTGCTGTGCACTAGATGGATGGGTTAAGAACCTGGAGGGTCAGCTCCATAGTGATGACTATGGCAAGGATTTGACCAGTGTGAACATTCTGCTCAAGAAGCACCAG ATGCTGGAGAGCCAGATGGAGGTCAGGGAAAAAGAGGTGCAGTCACTTCAGTCGCAAGCCTTGGCTTTGTCTCAGGAAGATGCCGGACTTTGCGAGGTGGACGGTCAACAAAGGCGCGTTACAGACAGCTTTTCTAGTCTTAGGGAGCCTCTCGGACTGAGGAGACAGCGGCTACTGGCCTCCAAAGAGGCACATCAGTTCAACAGAGACCTGGAAGATGAAATA tTGTGGGTGAAAGAACGAATGCCCTTGGCGACCTCCACAGACCATGGGAAAGATCTTCCTACAGTGCAACTACTCATCAAAAAGAACCAG ACCTTGCAAAAAGAGATCCAGGGTCATCAACCCCGCATTGATGAGATCCACAAACGTGGAAAGACTCAAAGCCAGGTAGACGGAGAGCGGCAGTCTGTTCTCGAGGAGCGACTGGTCGAGCTGAAAGACCTTTGGGATCAACTGATCGGCGAGACGGACAAACGTCACGCTCGTCTGATCGAAGCCAATCGAGCACAGCAATTCTACGCCGATGCGGCGGAAGCAGAGGCCTGGATGGGTGAACAGGAGTTGCACATGATGTCAGAAGAAAAGGCTAAGGATGAACAGAGTGCTCTAGTCATGGTTAAGAAGCACCAGAGTCTGGAACAGGCCCTGGAAGACTATGCTCAGACTATTCACCAGTTATCCAATAGCAGCCGATTGATGGTCACCAGCGAACATCCAGAGAG CGACAGAATCACATTACGACAAGCACAAGTGGATAAGTTGTATGCTGGCTTGAAAGACCTTGCAGAGGAACGTCGCGGAAGGCTTCAGGAGAGACTTCGTCTGACCCAGTTAAAGCGGGAGGTGGATGATTTGGAACAGTGGATTGCAGAAAGGGAGGTGGTTGCTGGCTCGCATGAATTAGGCCAGGACTATGAACATGTCACA ATGCTGAGAGACAAATTCCGTGAGTTTGCCCGCGACACCAGCACCATTGGCCAAGAGCGCGTAGATGGCGTGAACGGACTGGCGGACGACCTCATTGAATCGGGTCATCCAGAGAACGCTAGTGTTGCCGAGTGGAAGGACGGTTTAAACGAGGCCTGGGCCGACCTCCTGGAACTGATTGACACGCGCACGCAGATGTTGGCTGCCTCCTACGAGCTGCACCGCTTCCATCAGGACGCCATGGAAGTTCTGGGCCGGGTTAAGGAGAAGCGAGAGGCGCTACCATCTGACCTGGGCCGAGATCTCAACACCGTGCAGCACTTACACAGACAGCACAATacttttgaaaatgacattcaGGCTCTTAGCGGACAG GTCAACCAGGTGCAAGATGATGCAGCCCGCTTGCAAAAAGCCTACGCTGGAGAAAAAGCGGATGATATTAATCGCAGCGAACATGCAGTGAGTTCTGCCTGGGAGGGTCTTCTTGAGGCAGGCGAGTCCCGTAGGGTGCTCCTCCTGGACACTGTGGAAAAGTTCCGCTTCTTCAACATGGTGCGAGACCTCATGCTCTGGATGGATGGGGTCAACTTGCAGATCGACGCACATGACAGCCCCAG GGACGTCTCCTCTGCAGGCCTCGTCATTGCCAATCATCAAGACATCAAGTCAGAGATTGAGACCCGGGGGGACAGCTTCACGGCCTGTATTGACATGGGGAACGCGCTCATGAATAATAATCATTATGCCACCGATGAG ATCCGGGAAAAGCTTGCACAGTTgcaagaaaagagagaaaggatCAACAAAAAGTGGCAGGATAAGATGGACTATTTACAAATTA TGCTGGAAGTATTGCAGTTTGGACGTGATGCCTACGTCGCAGAGTCTTGGTTGGCTGGGCAAGAACCTCTCGTGCGGACTGCAGACCTGGGCTCCAATGTGGATGAGGTGGAAAGTCTGATAAAGCGCCACGAGGCCTTTGAAAAACTTGCTGCCTCCTGGGAAGAGCGTTTTGTCCAGCTGGAAAAACTTACAACA cttgaagAGCAGGAAATTCAGAGGAGgcgagaggaggaggagagggcaCGACGACCCCCCACACCAGCCCCTGTAGAGGAAGTGGCCCAGTCGGAAGCAGAAAGTCGTGTCCATGACTCTGCAGCCAG AACCAGTCTAGACCAGACAACGCTGAATCAGTCGGTGTCGGTGAACGGAGTCCACAGTGATAATGACACGTCACAG AACATTACTATTCCATCACCATCGATCTTTAGCTCCAGTGGTCGTCGATGTTCAAGCCACATTGATTATCAA CAATCGCAATCGCTATCATTGTCAGTGGGATCGAAATCAGAGGCTAAGCGTGTTTATAAAGCAAAGCAACCACAGCGT GGCTCCGAGTCAGAAAACGGACCAGGGCGGGACAGCGGCTTGGCTTCTTCGCGCCTCGAGCCGCCGTCGGCCACGTTACCGGGCCGAGGCGGAGCCGAGTCTGACCCAGACACCATGGAAGGTATACTTTGTCGAAAACAAGAGATGGAGTCGCACAGCAAGAAGGCAGCTACCAG GTCATGGCAGAACGTATACTGTGTCTTAAGAAAAGGAAGTATGGGTTTCTATAAAGATGGAAAAAGTGCTACAAATGGCATTCCTTACCACGGAGAGGTCCCTATAAGCCTTGGAGAGGCTGTTTGTGAAATTGCACATGACTATAAGAAGAGGAAACATGTATTCAAACTCCG GCTAGGAGATGGAAAGGAGTACCTGTTCCAAGCAAAGGATGAG GCGGAAATGAGTGCCTGGATCCACTCCATACTCAGTTCCATTCCATCAGGATCGGGAGACTCGCCGGGGGTGCCGCGGCCAATCAACCGCGCCATGACCATGCCCCCCATCTCTCCCGGCGGCTCAGTCGATACCGGTGGCGTGACCATGCGCAACAAAGACGGGAAAGATAAAGATCGGGAGAAGAGGTTCAGCTTCTTCGGCAAGAAAAAATGA